The stretch of DNA NNNNNNNNNNNNNNNNNNNNNNNNNNNNNNNNNNNNNNNNNNNNNNNNNNNNNNNNNNNNNNNNNNNNNNNNNNNNNNNNNNNNNNNNNNNNNNNNNNNNNNNNNNNNNNNNNNNNNNNNNNNNNNNNNNNNNNNNNNNNNNNNNNNNNNNNNNNNNNNNNNNNNNNNNNNNNNNNNNNNNNNNNNNNNNNNNNNNNNNNNNNNNNNNNNNNNNNNNNNNNNNNNNNNNNNNNNNNNNNNNNNNNNNNNNNNNNNNNNNNNNNNNNNNNNNNNNNNNNNNNNNNNNNNNNNNNNNNNNNNNNNNNNNNNNNNNNNNNNNNNNNNNNNNNNNNNNNNNNNNNNNNNNNNNNNNNNNNNNNNNNNNNNNNNNNNNNNNNNNNNNNNNNNNNNNNNNNNNNNNNNNNNNNNNNNNNNNNNNNNNNNNNNNNNNNNNNNNNNNNNNNNNNNNNNNNNNNNNNNNNNNNNNNNNNNNNNNNNNNNNNNNNNNNNNNNNNNNNNNNNNNNNNNNNNNNNNNNNNNNNNNNNNNNNNNNNNNNNNNNNNNNNNNNNNNNNNNNNNNNNNNNNNNNNNNNNNNNNNNNNNNNNNNNNNNNNNNNNNNNNNNNNNNNNNNNNNNNNNNNNNNNNNNNNNNNNNNNNNNNNNNNNNNNNNNNNNNNNNNNNNNNNNNNNNNNNNNNNNNNNNNNNNNNNNNNNNNNNNNNNNNNNNNNNNNNNNNNNNNNNNNNNNNNNNNNNNNNNNNNNNNNNNNNNNNNNNNNNNNNNNNNNNNNNNNNNNNNNNNNNNNNNNNNNNNNNNNNNNNNNNNNNNNNNNNNNNNNNNNNNNNNNNNNNNNNNNNNNNNNNNNNNNNNNNNNNNNNNNNNNNNNNNNNNNNNNNNNNNNNNNNNNNNNNNNNNNNNNNNNNNNNNNNNNNNNNNNNNNNNNNNNNNNNNNNNNNNNNNNNNNNNNNNNNNNNNNNNNNNNNNNNNNNNNNNNNNNNNNNNNNNNNNNNNNNNNNNNNNNNNNNNNNNNNNNNNNNNNNNNNNNNNNNNNNNNNNNNNNNNNNNNNNNNNNNNNNNNNNNNNNNNNNNNNNNNNNNNNNNNNNNNNNNNNNNNNNNNNNNNNNNNNNNNNNNNNNNNNNNNNNNNNNNNNNNNNNNNNNNNNNNNNNNNNNNNNNNNNNNNNNNNNNNNNNNNNNNNNNNNNNNNNNNNNNNNNNNNNNNNNNNNNNNNNNNNNNNNNNNNNNNNNNNNNNNNNNNNNNNNNNNNNNNNNNNNNNNNNNNNNNNNNNNNNNNNCTTTTCAGCTTTTCAAAGAATGCCATATGAATGACGATGCTGGGAATTCGTACGAGCTTTCTTTGGTTAGCTGTAAATGTGTTGGAGCTTATGTGAGAAGCAAAAAGAACCAGAACCAGGTAACAGGCCTCTTCATGTTTTAGCCAAACTTTGATGGTATTGGTCGGATTCATATTTAATACTTTCACAAAATTTCAGATATGCTGGCTTTGGCAGAAAGTCAGTTCGGATAATGATAGGGGCTTCCAACGCTTCTTGGACAATGTCCAGTACAAGTCTAGTGGTATCTTACGCTATGAGCGTGTCTTTGGACAAGGGTTTGTGAGCACAGGGGGACTCGGTATGCTCTTTTAGTCATCGAATTTGTATCAATTTCGCTGTACTTATGGTTCTGTATTTGAAGTTCAATATTAACTCATCTATTTTTCCATTACTGTCTGCAAGTAAAGTATCTTTCCttcttactttttgttttgaccTTTGATATAGAGACAACAAAGGAATTTGTGGATAAGCTGGATCTTAAACCAGGCCAGAAAGTTCTAGATGTTGGATGCGGAATCGGAGGAGGGGACTTCTACATGGCTGAGAACTTTGACGTGGATGTTGTGGGCATTGACCTATCTGTAAACATGATCTCTTTTGCGCTCGAACACGCGATAGGACTCAAATGCTCTGTAGAATTCGAAGTAGCTGATTGCACCAAGAAGGAGTATCCTGATAACACCTTTGATGTTATTTACAGCAGAGACACCATTCTGCATATCCAAGTATAAACTtccactttttcttcttctatatatcatgactttattttgtagcTTTGTTCACGAAGATCTCTTTCTCATTTCGTAATCGCTGGTCTTACTCTCAGGATAAGCCAGCATTGTTCAGAACATTCTACAAATGGTTGAAGCCAGGAGGAAAAATTCTCATTACTGATTACTGCAGAAGCCCTAAAACCCCATCTCCAGACTTTGCAAACTACATCAAGCAACGAGGTTATGATCTTCATGATGTGCAAACATACGGTCAGGTATACAGAGACTGAACCTGTCTTCTCCTCTTctacttaagaaaaaaatcacCGAATTTAGTCGTCTGAACTTGCTTGGTTTGATAGATGCTGAAAGATGCTGGATTCGAGGAGGTGATCGCAGAGGACAGAACTGATCAGGTAAGAAACGTTTCTCTACAATAAACTCTATATGCGCTCTAAAAAAGAACTTGAAACCAATTTGCTGTCTGCCTTTTTTCATCAGTTCATGAAAGTCCTGAAACGGGAACTGGACGCagtggagaaggagaaggatgaGTTCATCAGCGACTTCTCACAAGAGGATTACGAGGATATTGTAGGAGGGTGGAACTCAAAGCTGCTCAGGAGCTCAAGTGGTGAGCAGAAGTGGGGTTTGTTCATCGCCAAGAGAAACTGATTCTGGCATTGtgttaaaaaaactataagttgaaaataaatttgGGTATGTGTATATCATCAAAACCCAGTTCCCCTGTTATGATCTCTTCAAGCTATATGTAACTGTTGAGTTTCCTGTATTCGTATCCATTTTAAAGCCTATCCAGTTTGGTATTTTAATGtatgtgatattttaaaatcGGATTTATCTTGTTTGCCATAGTAAAGCTCGAACTAAAAAAAACAGTGAACGAGAGTGGTAGTTTTGGGATCATCTTGAAGAACCCTAGTTAGAGAATGAGTCATCAGTTCTAGACTAGAGAAAGACaagatttttagaaatataaggAGATATCAAACCGAGACACTAACCTTGTTTCTCCACATGGTTGGATGGGATATGGTCAATCACTCGTAACTTTACGGGTAGATTAGGCACGTCCTTAATTATAAACAATTTACgggaaaaaaaactctatcTATTCTACTTTGTCGATTCTTTTTGGTGGCGTCTACTGTTCTCTGTCAACCATTTTagtatgtttgttttgtttttttctcccaaATAGAGAGCGGTTTGAGGGATGAAAGGATAAGTTTCTATCGAAGCTGCTACTGCTATGACATATTATGATAATAACTTTGCATTCGTGTACTCGTGTTCATGTGTAATCTTCCGTATATGACATGCATATGTACAAAGGGATTTTCTGTACACCAACAAATGAGGACTACGCAAGGGAAATATGGTGAACCaaatgtatgattttttttttttgttaaaaggctttcaAACCAAATGTAAACCAAATGTATGATTTGatgcaaacatatatagttttgcTTTACACTAGAATGatagttatgacttatgagaaattgagaaatatatataaatacatttagTTAACTGTACAGTTCAATTTTTGTTAAAGTTAACTAAATTAAAGTATACTGTATGTTTCCCCGTTACTAGCTAGTAGCTACTTATATTTAACGAATATAAGTTACAAAAACTTCATATAGTGACTAGTAGTGATCAGCCTAAATGTTTGAGTTCAAAAGTTAATAAACTCTATGTTCATATAAAAGATTTATTGTAGTACTTCTTTACTGTaaactaggtgataccccgtgctacagcacgggattatatattttgttagttactttttttttgtaatttgtatttttgtaatatagttatttattttgacttattttctttgtttatatagtgtttatttgtatatttggggttatatagtaaattagaaatcctaatagagtaagtagtttgtaaaatgtagcttttcacggaaacagacacaTCGAAATAGTAGATAGTAGTTGTctaagagaatagacactccgcaatatcagatagtagttttgtaagaggatagatACACCCCGCTTCCATggcttaatttatagtttgataaaaatacctgttttaaaaggtttaactcaaactttcttatattttaaaatttttaagagtaaaaatattaatattacttaaatattttatagactttaaatatattataatattttaaactttcgacggagttcaaatatttataataatttaaacattctataaaaatttaaatatttataatatctaaaactttttttaaaaacataaatatattataatatgtttactttttaaaagtttaaatattctcaaatatagaaccaaattaaactgttaaatttggatacctgataaatcaagcttcctgctcatttgtactcaaaacatttttgtcatatatttatagtcattatgaaccatattccaaaatatttagtcgatgtgggatatacagtacaccatttctgtaaattagtttacaatttcacatatatataatttatgcgtttttaattctttccatctatactactcataattaattactataatttcgttaaggaaatattaaaaaatataaactaaatgatgatttgtttttatttaattgtattaagttgatttgttgtttccttaaatatctcacaatataaaagcaaatcaaataagtttacatatatatacaatttcgtatttaatctattgattattttggaagcaaaaaaaaaatacaatcgaTAAgtattaatattcgtaataattatagggattaagtatggtagtagttaatatttgatattaccgaagccattaaatactcggataccagtttccttatttataggaATTATACTTCTGTTTGGTGACGGgaataattattcttgaaccaaacaacatacaggatccgaatattataaacttggagtacaaacagatccgcggatttattttcttctattacCGGGTTAaagaggatccgcgtcccgacccggtGGTAATTAAGTGGGCGAGCAAGGGGTATTTTCGTCATTTAgtgaaatcaaaactataggataatttaattaaattaagtgattctctaatcatttttaatgaaaaacgtaccaaaacaaagtcatggtccaatttgagtctagtgagtacttcagctttaatagtatagatttattagataaaaaaaataaaaattattagatGAACCAAACCAAGCCTGGGTAAGGGTCGTACCGAGTTAGAAGGTCtcctcaatcaaattataattaaGGGCATGATTATTATCATAGCCGTTGAATTATCAAACAGAGTCGATTTTGGTttaagataaagaaaaataaataaaacagacTTCAGTGACCAGGATAAGATCGCCGATTCAGCATTCATTCAATGAAATCGAACGTGTGATATgatgcattgtttttttttttttttttgtggttcttaAGTGAatctttgtatattttttttgttgctaattACTATTCGTTGAATttgcagttttttttctttcaaaatttgaatacaatgataacatTTATTGACAGccattttgttgaatttgattatttgattcCTTTAAAAGTCATTGTAGATATTTTACCTATTTTctcttagtttttgtttgtgcaAAATCTTTTGTTCTCTAAGATCAGAAATTATCTTGTTTATATACTTCATATTCTGATACTTTCACCAAAACATCAATCCAAAAACAAGTTGGAAAAATATGACTTACGTTATGCTCTCGAAAATGCTATTAGCATTGTCGTTCATTAGCCTGTTTTATGTTGGCTCTGCCCAACAATCAAATGGGAACTCAACGGTTTCGGCACTTTTCGCTTTTGGAGACTCAATACTTGATACGGGCAACAATAATCTTCTTCTCACTCTTACTAAAGTCAATTTTTTCCCATACGGTAGAGATCTTGTAGGTGGAAGAGCTACAGGAAGATTTGGCAATGGGAGAGTTTTTTCAGATATGATTGGTATGTTTATTCTTGATCTCTAGCTAGAACGATTTTACTCTTGATATGTTTGTAACGGATACATCAGTTTTGAATACTATTAGTCAATGACACAAATATTCTCTGGTAGCAATTAATGTCTTTGCGTGTGacataattaaccaaaataaatgtcTTTTGTGTGCAGCCGAAGGTTTGGGATTGAAGAGTCTCTTACCAGCATACCGTGACCCATCCCTCTCGAACGATGATCTACCAACTGGTGTTTGTTTCGCATCCGGTGGTTCTGGACTTGATGCAATCACTGCTAGAATACAagtaaaatattactattctGTCCCAAAAATTATAAcacgttttttaaaaatttatatcaaaatttaattagattatattTTGGTGTGGTTAGGGAGTTATATGGGTGTCAGACCAGGTTACAGACTTCCAAAACTACATCACCAGACTAAATGGTGTAGTAGGAAATCAAGAACAAGCAAATACGATTATATCAAATGCTGTTTATCTAATCTCAGCTGCAAATAACGATATTGCTATCACCTATTTTACTACGATGTCTAGAAGGTTACAATACACTGTTTCAGGCTACACTGATCTCTTGGTCACTTGGACTCGTGATCTTATAAAGGTACACAatcaatatttcaaaatataaaacatagtCAAGTACGATAAATTTTTAGTcaaatattgtatttaaaatattctaatgtttcttttttttggttatttgaagAGTTTATATGATATGGGTGCAAGAAAATTTGCGGTTATGGGAACATTACCGCTAGGCTGCTTACCAGGAGCAAGAACCATGCTTGGGAGTTTAATATGTGAAGTCTTCTCAAATCAAGCAGCTGATATGTTCAACAAAAAATTATCTGCCGAAGTTGAAAATCTTGGTGCAACATTTCCGGGGGCCAAATTCATGTACATAGATATGTACACTCCTCTTCTTGGTTTAATCAACAACCCTCAAGCTTCAGGTAATCAATCACATGATTTAACAAGACAACTCATATGTgtgtttttaaaacatttaattaatatGCTATCATTCGTTGGAAAAATGCATGGTGCAGGGTTCATTGATGTAGCTCATGGATGTTGTTGTACGCCGACGTCCATAATACCGTGCGTGGACGCGTCTCAATACGTGTTTTGGGATATTGCCCATCCGACTGAGAAGTCATACAGAACTATCACACCACCGATTATTGAAGATATCAAAGCAAAGCTCGCATGATCAATTTTATCAAGCTTTTTAGATTCGGTGATTATTAATACCGAGATCAGTACGTTTTGATGTAATAAGTTATCGGTTACGCACCTTACCACAACGTTGCTATTTGTTCAAATCCAATATTTGTTATTcctaacaaaaatacattttggaTCTTAGTGTTGACTTGAACCCTCTCATGTTCTCAGAAACAAGTTAAGTCTATATATTTGAGCTTTCTAGTAAACGCTTACTAATATCCTGAAGATATCAACTAATATCAAACGTTGGATTTATTCAATGAAAATCActatcaacaaattaaaaaataacttgcGATCATGTTTTCTTATCACTTGTATACCTTTGTTATGACATCTAGAACATATAAGTTTTCCACAAAATACTTCAAAAATAGTCATATTTATTAGTtgttccaaaacaaaaacaaaaaaaagtcatatttctttattattaatGCTATTGTCTATATCTCTTCGTTTCGGTCCATACTCGGATATTCCTACTTTATTCAGAGAGCCTTCAAACACCGTTTTCGTGGAGCATCTTTTTATGTCGAttgttaaaaaaaggaaaaaaaaagtactgttttaaaatttatttattttcttacaaaatttgTTCTTTAGTGAAACGAAAACTTAAGATTTTAAATCTCACTGCTTCATATAGCTAGATTCGTTTGCCTGTCACGTGAATCCAAAACCTCACGtgaatttttagttttaaactaGTCCCCATTACGAGAATTTTAGTGTAGGAATGGCAAAATATTTAAACGATCTTGTTAATGTAAACTGTGTAAAATTTAACTAGTCCCTTTCaatttgtaaaattaatttttttaattaatatagtttGGAAGTATAGTGAACTGTGTAGACGAGTTTTAACTATTTCTCTAGAACTTATGATTAAACCAGgaaggagaaggaaaaaaatgtaaatattcatACTACTCCTATTAAACTATGCATAATTTGCAAACCATTAACTTTACGAGTCCTAGAACAAAGGTTCGAATTAGTCTTCTGACAGCTTCGAAAGGTGTGATATAAGTTTTGTCATTACTACATTCCCCAAACacatatattctttcttttaacaTGGTTGTCTGCAACAGTGTAAAATgaacaatttttctttcaaactgatgatttttatctgatatactccctccgtttcaaaatataagatgttttgagtgaaagcacgcagtttaagaaataattacttttgaaaagttcaaccaatcacaaacaagactgcataaaataaataataagaaaatataaaagtaatctaaaaattacttaaaaagttgaagacatcttatattatgaaacaaagaaaaatctctaaaacatcctatattatgaaacggagggagtagttaGGTTGTAAATgtacaaattttcttttgcacTTATCCAAACTACGCCAATAGTTATATTTTTCACCAAGAACAAACTTTActagtaattaattactaaCCACAAACAATCCATTTCATAATCCTAGTTTTCAGCTAGCAATATTAATCGTTGATAATtattgactgtttttttttttttttttttcatttttataaaccctaataaaatgaaggaaaaaaaaggacaCCGGTCATTTTCTCTCTATAAAGAGAAAATCTCCAAAAAGGCAATGAGAGAAATGTGAAGCTGCTTCACAGTTCTTGCGTACGTCCTCCACTCAAGTAGAAAGAAATCAGAAAAAAGTACCAACAATGGCTTCTTCAAcatctctcttcctcctccctctccttcttcttctctcccacgCTTCAggtattctatttttttttttatctcagatcttttgaatataaagtcatatataaataatcacatcAAAACGAAACTAATGACATTTTTGGGTTTGCCTATTTCGTTGAACTTTAGCTTCAACGGTCATATTCTACAACAAGTGCACATACCCAGTCGGGCCTGGGATCCAAGCTAGCTCTGGTCAACCGCTCCTCGCCGGTGGCGGATTTAAACTCTCTCCCAAAAGAGCTTACACTCTCCAACTTCCACCTCTGTGGTCCGGTCGCTTCTGGGGCCGTCACGGTTGCTCCTTCGACAGATCTGGCCGTGGTCACTGCGCCACTGGAGACTGCGGTGGTTCTCTCCTCTGTAACGGAGCTGGCGGTGTACCTCCGGCTACACTCGCCGAGATCACCCTCGGTCATGACATGGACTTTTATGACGTCAGCCTCGTTGATGGGTATGTCTCATTTCAaccaatttttttgaaaattcggttcggtttaactTTTGTTTAGCGTTCATCAggagtattatttttatatgattatatttataatgtgTATTTGAATAACTAGTACGAATTAGTGAATGGATTTGATATGGTAACATAATTAGGGGTGGAAAAAAAAAGCCTGAACCGAATCAAAATTTTACTGACTTTAGTGTTCATGAAGACatgaactaaaccaaaccaaacttcaTATTATACAGTTTAGTTTTAcatatgaatattttttaaaaaaatataatcatatttaagTTGTgaatataataacaatataatcatgATTTTCTAATACGTTTTTAGTTAGTTTTTCACTAAACCGAACCATATAGAAATTTCATACATCTAAACAGAAAGCTAACCGtattagaaataattttgtcttGTTTCAACTCTTATAAAACTAACTAGTGACTATAACATACCAAAATATCGAATGGAATACAAACCTTAAACCAAATTGCGTATCTTAAACAtgaataatttaaacatttttgtttacTCTTATAAACTAGTTTTCTTGTTAATTGATAATGATTAATGACAGATATAACTTGGCGATGTCTATAATGCCTGTGAAGGGTACTGGAAAGTGTACCTACGCCGGTTGCGTAAGCGATCTGAACCGGATGTGTCCAGTTGGTCTACAGGTCCGTTCACGTGACAGGAAACAGGTAGTAGCCTGTAAAAGCGCGTGCTCTGCCTTTAACTCACCACGCTACTGTTGTACCGGCTTGTTCGGTAACCCACAGTCATGTAAGCCTACGGCTTACTCTAAGATCTTCAAGGTAGCTTGCCCAAAGGCCTACTCATACGCCTACGATGACCCGACCAGCATTGCCACGTGTTCTAAAGCTAACTACGTCGTCACTTTTTGCCCTCACCACCGCCGTTGATTGAAACCtcacttttaaattattttgtatgaataattttacatgattgGTTTAGTATGTACGAGGTTCTAGTGAGAGTTATCGAGAGACCTTTGTTCTTCCGCTTAATGTTCTCACTCGTTCGATGATCTTTAGATTTCATGCATTGTTATATGCGTTTAATAAGTTAAGTGATGTCCAATTGGTTGGACCCCGgtttaaaagtaaattaaagaaaaacaggATTACAAAGGACGAATGTAGCTAATTCgggttaatttgttttgtttttctataccTGTAAAGTGTAAACAGTATTAAACCCGAATAGACCCTTCAACAAacttactttaaaaaataaactaattaaaatcaaaatatatatatttccatgcCTAGACGAAAATCTCTaacctattaaaaaaatctcCCAAATTAAGGAGACTGGACACGCTCAAGCAAAAAAACCCATGCATGGtagattattaaatataatttaattaccAACGTGAAGCaaacaataaaaactcaaaCGCAATTGGGAATTACGTACTTACAACCACGcacatagaaatatatatatggagccTTTTACAATCAAcaagaccaaaataaataaataaacgaaaatggCCTCGAGTTTTTGGGGAGATGTATTAAAGTGGGTAATACCGGCTGGGTTATTGATAGCTGGATTTACCGTTCTGTCGATGATCGGAGTTGGTATTTTCGGGAATGTGAGATCGGTAAAATTAGCTGCTTCCAAAGAtacgaaattttattttattgccGATGTTGTTAATGTATGGGATGGTGCCATTGGCACCATTTTTTGGCTCATCGTCGCCCTTCTTTGCTTCAAATATGCATTTCTTTATCTTCGACATATTTTGACTCACTCTCAGGATCCTTCTACCCCCGCTTAATCTCGATTAGCATTTTTATTAACACATGTATACAGTCTACTACATATAGGGACTTAATTATAACTAGCTAAAATCTATTTGTACAACAAGCAAAATCTACATGGAAGAAGGAAATGTACATTGGTAGTTCATGTTTATGATTTCTTATTTAGTTTTTGTACATtgtataaatattcaaatatcatGGTTTCaagaaaatgtaattttcttatttatttccaGAAAATGTTCATATAAATCATGATGACAGTCATGGTTTCCATATAAATAATATCGTAACTATCAAAATCGTTTGCATGTATACGTTTCAGATTCCACATAGAGGCACACGCACTAACTAAGAACATATACCTTATTTTTGATACGCACTATGTTAAAttgttaataatcaaataaagcaCACTACTACTATACATTACACAACTATATaggaaaaactaaaattgaaaaatcgaagaattaaaaatagaaataaatatatttagttaatgaAAAGAAAGCCATGAAGGGTAGCCATACAAAAGGCATCATCAAGCATcgttcaaaaaaagaaaggcaTCAACCTAAAGCTAAATCATCACATAACTCTATAAAAACGTCAAAATCACAACTCCAACaattcacaaacacaaaaaatgacGAACACCACCAACAAATCCACAACACCATCAACCGATATGGAGCTTCAGAAGGTCTTCAACCAATTCGACTCCAACGGCGACGGGAAGATCTCTGTTTCAGAGCTCGGCAACGTTTTCGAATCCATGGGAACGTCGTACACAGAGGAGGAGCTCAACCGCGTTCTAGACGACATCGACATCGATCGTGACGGTTACATCAACCAAGAAGAGTTCGCCGCCATCTGCCGATCGTCCTCCTCTGCCGCAGAGATCCGTGAAGCTTTTGATCTATACGATCAGAACAAGAACGGTTTGATTTCGTCATCTGAGATCCATAAGGTTCTCAACCGTCTTGGTATGTCTTGCTCCGTTGAAGACTGTGTGAGAATGATCGGGCATGTTGATGCTGATGGCGATGGTAATGTTAACTTTGAGGAGTTTCAGAAAATGATGGCTTCGCCTGAGCTCGTGAAAGGATCGTCCGCGAACGCTAGTTCTGCTTAGGGTGAAGAAGATATACGAACATGCatgtactttttttgtttagttttgacaacaaaaattGATTCGATTCTCTTCCTAATGTATatggatgaggatgatgatgagtttgttCTGCACCTATGATTACTCTATATGAATGATGCGTTTTTCCGGTATTATATTgcaattaaagattttaaccAAATTCTTTGATTTGAAGTTTTTCATAACTCTGCTTGAGATTTCTTTTTGGAAcgaatcagatttttttttttaaagtttctatcTAGTAGGGCTGAGATAAATAACCAAACCTGATCGAACcgagattttttggttttttgatcgGTTTTGGTTCTCTCGGCTGAACCGATTGGtggaattttaattttgcaTCAGTTATCTGAGAATCTCGGTTCGGTTCTCCCTATCGAGTACTTTTCATAACattttgatcagtttttttAACTATATCTAAACCAAAGCAAACCGAATTTATTTTTCGGTTAGTTTGATCCGGACTAAGCGGAATAACCAAAGTCGCAGGCCTGTAATGTTCTAGTACGACTTGTTTTACTGGTGGAACTGGTCAACAAAGACGCTATTTGTGTGGGGAAAAAACCTGTTCAAACAGTTATTTTGGAATGTGATTCTTCGTGTTGTGTGGCCTGAAAAATGGGAATCTAATTTGGTTTGGAATATATACGCTCACAAATCTTACCAGTTGGTTTCACTTTAACACATAGGGGCTTTTTCAGGGCCTGGTTTTAAGCCCAATGAGAATTCTATTCACCTTTTTTAGTCAGTCCGACTAGGCCtgagagttttttttccttgtcaaCTGAATTAGTATTATTGCATCAAAAAATGGAACTAATCTCTACAAGTCACAACACTTTTTTCCTAGTATGTTTGAAAgtcaaatgaataaaattataaagaagaaCTCACTCAATTATTTATCTCGCAAATAATAGTATTAGTTAGTTTATTACCTGAGAGATAGTATTGTTAATCAATGGAAGCATCGTGCATAACGTtttcatctatactattaaaagggaagcatttttaataagtagacatagattaagagattattacatgaaatgtcatttaaaacagaataatgatatatataactcaGAGCCAAACATATACAATTAATAGAAGAACTGTATAAGGTAAACATATATCCAAACAGACCTATAATTAGTAgcacaaaaaggaaaac from Camelina sativa cultivar DH55 chromosome 9, Cs, whole genome shotgun sequence encodes:
- the LOC104712974 gene encoding thaumatin-like protein, encoding MASSTSLFLLPLLLLLSHASASTVIFYNKCTYPVGPGIQASSGQPLLAGGGFKLSPKRAYTLQLPPLWSGRFWGRHGCSFDRSGRGHCATGDCGGSLLCNGAGGVPPATLAEITLGHDMDFYDVSLVDGYNLAMSIMPVKGTGKCTYAGCVSDLNRMCPVGLQVRSRDRKQVVACKSACSAFNSPRYCCTGLFGNPQSCKPTAYSKIFKVACPKAYSYAYDDPTSIATCSKANYVVTFCPHHRR
- the LOC104712976 gene encoding probable calcium-binding protein CML26 gives rise to the protein MTNTTNKSTTPSTDMELQKVFNQFDSNGDGKISVSELGNVFESMGTSYTEEELNRVLDDIDIDRDGYINQEEFAAICRSSSSAAEIREAFDLYDQNKNGLISSSEIHKVLNRLGMSCSVEDCVRMIGHVDADGDGNVNFEEFQKMMASPELVKGSSANASSA
- the LOC104712973 gene encoding GDSL esterase/lipase At1g73610-like; this translates as MTYVMLSKMLLALSFISLFYVGSAQQSNGNSTVSALFAFGDSILDTGNNNLLLTLTKVNFFPYGRDLVGGRATGRFGNGRVFSDMIAEGLGLKSLLPAYRDPSLSNDDLPTGVCFASGGSGLDAITARIQGVIWVSDQVTDFQNYITRLNGVVGNQEQANTIISNAVYLISAANNDIAITYFTTMSRRLQYTVSGYTDLLVTWTRDLIKSLYDMGARKFAVMGTLPLGCLPGARTMLGSLICEVFSNQAADMFNKKLSAEVENLGATFPGAKFMYIDMYTPLLGLINNPQASGFIDVAHGCCCTPTSIIPCVDASQYVFWDIAHPTEKSYRTITPPIIEDIKAKLA
- the LOC104712972 gene encoding phosphoethanolamine N-methyltransferase 3 isoform X1 gives rise to the protein MAHGHTNGAIISPFSKDLCEEREIQKNYWKVHSVGLSVEAMMLDSKAADLDKEERPEILSLLPPIEGKTVLEFGAGIGRFTTELAQKAGQLIAVDFIESVIKKNKYINGHYKNVKFMCADVTSPDMKFPNDSMDLIFSNWLLMYLSDKEVEDLAKKMLQWTKVGGYIFFRESCFHQSGDNKRKYNPTHYREPKFYTKLFKECHMNDDAGNSYELSLVSCKCVGAYVRSKKNQNQICWLWQKVSSDNDRGFQRFLDNVQYKSSGILRYERVFGQGFVSTGGLETTKEFVDKLDLKPGQKVLDVGCGIGGGDFYMAENFDVDVVGIDLSVNMISFALEHAIGLKCSVEFEVADCTKKEYPDNTFDVIYSRDTILHIQDKPALFRTFYKWLKPGGKILITDYCRSPKTPSPDFANYIKQRGYDLHDVQTYGQMLKDAGFEEVIAEDRTDQFMKVLKRELDAVEKEKDEFISDFSQEDYEDIVGGWNSKLLRSSSGEQKWGLFIAKRN
- the LOC104712972 gene encoding phosphoethanolamine N-methyltransferase 3 isoform X2, which translates into the protein MKMAAYGEEREIQKNYWKVHSVGLSVEAMMLDSKAADLDKEERPEILSLLPPIEGKTVLEFGAGIGRFTTELAQKAGQLIAVDFIESVIKKNKYINGHYKNVKFMCADVTSPDMKFPNDSMDLIFSNWLLMYLSDKEVEDLAKKMLQWTKVGGYIFFRESCFHQSGDNKRKYNPTHYREPKFYTKLFKECHMNDDAGNSYELSLVSCKCVGAYVRSKKNQNQICWLWQKVSSDNDRGFQRFLDNVQYKSSGILRYERVFGQGFVSTGGLETTKEFVDKLDLKPGQKVLDVGCGIGGGDFYMAENFDVDVVGIDLSVNMISFALEHAIGLKCSVEFEVADCTKKEYPDNTFDVIYSRDTILHIQDKPALFRTFYKWLKPGGKILITDYCRSPKTPSPDFANYIKQRGYDLHDVQTYGQMLKDAGFEEVIAEDRTDQFMKVLKRELDAVEKEKDEFISDFSQEDYEDIVGGWNSKLLRSSSGEQKWGLFIAKRN